The proteins below are encoded in one region of Salvelinus alpinus chromosome 27, SLU_Salpinus.1, whole genome shotgun sequence:
- the LOC139555977 gene encoding thrombospondin-1-like — MKLTGIFLLLMLWTCESVRVAESRDDNSVYDLFELVQIPKKNHGVTLVKGDDPYSPAYKILNPDLIPELPESSFRDLIDSIHAERGFLLLLNFKQFKRTRGSLLTVEKRDGSGAVFEIVSNGKANTLDVVFSTVNKQQVVSIEDVDLATGHWKNITLFVQEDRAQLYVGCEEVNTAELDAPIQSILTQETPITARLRIGKGAVKDRFMGVLQNVRFVFGTSLEAILRNKGCQNSVLTDRILIMDNPINGSSPAIRTDYTGHKTKDLQMICGFSCEDLAGMFKELKGLGVVVKELSNELRKVTDENKLLMNRVGIHSGVCLHNGIVHKNKAEWTVDDCTECTCQNSATVCRKISCPLIPCANATVSDGECCPRCGTLSDYAEDGWSLWSEWTHCSVSCGRGIQQRGRSCDRINNNCEGTSVQTRDCYLQECDKRFKQDGAWSHWSPWSSCSVTCGAGVITRIRLCNSPTPQLGGKDCQGEGRQTERCTKSPCPINGNWGPWSLWDTCSSTCGGGAQTRKRLCNDPAPKYGGKECQGDSKASQLCNKNACPVDGCLSNPCFPGAKCTSFPDGTWSCGKCPTGYSGDGIKCKDIDECKEVPDACFVFNGVHHCENTDPGYNCLPCPTRYSGPQPFGRGVEEATAKKQVCTPRNPCLDGSHDCNKNARCNYLGHFADPMYRCECKPGYAGNGHICGEDTDLDGWPNQDLVCVENATYHCKKDNCPNLPNSGQEDYDKDGVGDACDNDDDNDAILDDRDNCPFVYNPRQYDYDRDDVGDLCDNCPYNSNPDQTDTDNNGEGDACSVDIDGDGILNEKDNCPYVYNVDQRDTDLDGVGDMCDNCPLEHNPDQVDSDDDRVGDKCDSNQDIDEDGHQNNLDNCPYIPNANQADHDKDGKGDACDHDDDNDGIPDEKDNCRLAFNPDQLDSDGDGRGDVCKDDFDQDNVPDIYDVCPENFDISETDFRKFQMVPLDPKGTSQIDPNWVVRHQGKELVQTVNCDPGIAVGFDEFNSVDFSGTFFINTERDDDYAGFVFGYQSSSRFYVVMWKQITQTYWSNKPTKAQGYSGLSIKVVNSTTGPGEHLRNALWHTGNTPGQVRTLWHDPKKVGWKDFTAYRWHLIHRPRTGHIRVVMYEGKKIMKDSGSIYDKTYAGGRLGLFVFSQEMVYFSDLKYECRDA; from the exons ATGAAGTTAACAGGAATATTTCTGCTATTGATGCTTTGGACCTGCGAGAGCGTACGAGTTGCAG AGAGCCGAGACGACAATAGCGTGTACGACCTGTTCGAGCTGGTCCAAATCCCCAAGAAGAACCACGGAGTGACCCTAGTGAAGGGCGACGACCCATACAGTCCCGCCTACAAGATCCTCAACCCGGACCTGATCCCCGAGCTCCCCGAGAGCTCCTTCAGGGACCTCATCGATTCCATCCACGCCGAGAGGGGATTCCTTCTCCTCCTCAACTTCAAGCAGTTCAAGCGGACCAGGGGCTCCCTTCTGACGGTGGAAAAGCGTGACGGATCCGGAGCCGTGTTCGAGATAGTCTCCAACGGGAAAGCGAACACCCTGGATGTGGTTTTCTCTACAGTGAATAAGCAACAGGTGGTGTCGATAGAAGATGTGGACTTGGCAACAGGCCACTGGAAGAATATTACGCTGTTTGTGCAGGAGGACCGGGCGCAGCTGTATGTTGGCTGTGAGGAGGTGAACACGGCGGAACTGGACGCTCCCATCCAGAGCATCCTCACTCAGGAGACTCCCATCACAGCGCGTCTCAGAATCGGGAAGGGAGCGGTGAAGGACCGGTTCATG GGGGTGCTCCAAAACGTTCGCTTTGTCTTTGGAACCAGTTTAGAAGCGATACTGCGCAACAAAGGATGCCAAAACT CTGTTCTGACTGATAGAATCCTTATTATGGACAACCCCATCAATGGGTCCAGCCCTGCCATTAGGACTGACTACACTGGCCACAAAACTAAAG ACCTGCAGATGATCTGTGGGTTCTCCTGTGAGGACCTGGCTGGCATGTTCAAGGAGCTGAAGGGGTTGGGAGTGGTGGTGAAGGAGCTGTCCAATGAGCTGCGCAAAGTG ACGGATGAGAACAAGCTGTTGATGAACAGAGTGGGGATCCACAGTGGAGTCTGTCTACACAACGGCATCGTCCACAAGAACAAGGCCGAGTGGACCGTCGACGACTGCACCGAGTGCACTTGTCAG AACTCTGCCACAGTATGCCGCAAGATCTCCTGCCCGCTGATCCCCTGTGCCAACGCCACCGTGTCCGATGGAGAGTGTTGCCCGCGCTGTGGAACAC tGAGTGACTATGCGGAGGACGGCTGGTCCCTCTGGTCTGAATGGACACACTGTTCCGTGTCTTGTGGGCGGGGCATCCAGCAGAGAGGCCGTTCCTGCGATCGCATTAACAACAACTGCGAAGGAACCTCCGTCCAAACCAGGGACTGCTACCTTCAGGAGTGTGACAAACGCT TCAAGCAGGACGGTGCCTGGAGCCACTGGTCCCCCTGGTCTTCCTGCTCGGTCACCTGTGGGGCGGGTGTCATCACCCGTATCCGTCTCTGCAACTCCCCCACACCCCAGCTGGGAGGCAAGGACTGCcaaggagaggggagacagactgAGAGGTGCACCAAGTCACCCTGCCCCA tcAACGGTAACTGGGGACCCTGGTCGCTATGGGATACCTGCTCTTCCACCTGTGGAGGAGGAGCCCAGACACGTAAACGTCTCTGCAATGACCCCGCCCCCAAATATGGTGGTAAGGAGTGCCAGGGCGACTCCAAGGCCAGTCAGCTGTGCAACAAGAACGCCTGTCCCGTCG ATGGCTGTCTGTCTAACCCCTGCTTTCCTGGGGCCAAGTGCACCAGCTTTCCCGATGGAACATGGAGTTGTGGGAAATGTCCCACTGGTTACTCTGGTGACGGCATCAAGTGCAAGGACATTGACGAGTGTAAAGAGGTTCCTGACGCTTGCTTCGTGTTCAACGGAGTGCACCACTGTGAGAACACTGACCCTGGCTACAACTGTCTGCCCTGTCCCACACGCTACTCTGGACCTCAGCCCTTCGGCAGGGGAGTGGAGGAGGCCACCGCCAAGAAACAG GTGTGTACACCACGTAACCCCTGCTTGGATGGGAGCCACGACTGCAACAAGAACGCCCGCTGTAACTACCTGGGACACTTTGCCGACCCCATGTACCGCTGTGAGTGTAAGCCTGGCTATGCTGGGAACGGACACATCTGTGGTGAGGACACGGACCTGGACGGATGGCCCAACCAAGACCTGGTCTGTGTGGAGAACGCCACCTACCACTGCAAAAAG GACAACTGCCCCAACCTTCCCAACTCAGGCCAAGAAGACTACGACAAGGATGGTGTTGGTGACGCTTGTGACAACGATGATGACAATGATGCCATTCTTGACGACAGG gATAACTGTCCGTTTGTGTACAACCCCAGGCAATATGACTATGACAGAGATGATGTTGGAGATCTTTGTGATAACTGTCCTTACAACAGCAACCCTGACCAGACCGACACAGACAACAACGGGGAAGGAGACGCCTGCTCTGTGGACATTGATGGAGATG GTATTCTGAATGAGAAAGATAACTGCCCGTACGTCTACAACGTGGACCAGCGAGACACTGACCTGGACGGTGTGGGAGACATGTGTGACAACTGTCCTCTGGAACACAACCCTGACCAG GTTGACTCTGATGACGACCGTGTGGGAGACAAGTGTGACAGCAACCAGGACATCGATGAGGACGGCCACCAGAATAACCTGGACAACTGCCCCTACATCCCCAACGCTAACCAGGCTGACCATGACAAAGACGGCAAGGGAGACGCCTGCGACCACGATGATGACAACGACGGGATCCCTGATGAGAAAGACAACTGCAGACTGGCCTTCAACCCTGACCAGCTCGACTCTGATG GTGATGGTCGCGGAGATGTTTGCAAAGACGACTTTGACCAAGACAACGTCCCTGACATCTACGACGTGTGTCCGGAGAACTTTGACATCAGCGAGACGGACTTCAGGAAGTTCCAGATGGTTCCCCTGGACCCCAAGGGAACTTCCCAGATCGATCCCAACTGGGTGGTCAGACATCAAGGCAAAGAGCTGGTCCAGACCGTCAACTGTGACCCTGGCATTGCTGTTG GTTTTGATGAGTTCAACTCCGTGGACTTCAGTGGTACCTTCTtcatcaacacagagagagatgatgaCTACGCCGGCTTTGTGTTCGGCTACCAGTCCAGCTCTAGGTTCTACGTGGTGATGTGGAAGCAGATCACACAGACTTACTGGAGCAACAAACCCACCAAGGCTCAGGGATACTCAGGACTGTCCATCAAGGTGGTCAACTCTACTACTGGACCTGGAGAGCACCTCAGGAATGCTCTCTGGCACACGGGCAACACCCCAGGACAG GTGAGGACTCTGTGGCACGACCCTAAGAAAGTTGGCTGGAAAGACTTCACAGCCTACAGATGGCACCTGATCCACAGACCAAGAACAGGACACATCAG AGTGGTCATGTACGAGGGGAAGAAGATCATGAAGGATTCTGGGAGCATATACGACAAGACGTACGCAGGCGGAAGACTAGGTCTCTTTGTCTTCTCGCAAGAGATGGTGTACTTCTCAGACCTCAAGTATGAATGCAGAG ATGCATAA